From the Flavimarina sp. Hel_I_48 genome, one window contains:
- the rpoC gene encoding DNA-directed RNA polymerase subunit beta', whose protein sequence is MARNNENTTAKRFDKISIGLASPEAILAESRGEVLKPETINYRTHKPERDGLFCERIFGPVKDYECACGKYKRIRYKGIVCDRCGVEVTEKKVRRDRVGHINLVVPVAHIWYFRSLPNKIGYLLGLPSKKLDMIIYYERYVVIQAGIAKNADGEDLQMMDFLTEEEYLDIRESIPQENAYLDDSDPNKFIAKMGAECLIELLKRIDLDELSYDLRHKANNETSKQRKTEALKRLQVVEALRDANKNRENKAEWMIMKVVPVIPPELRPLVPLDGGRFATSDLNDLYRRVIIRNNRLKRLMEIKAPEVILRNEKRMLQEAVDSLFDNTRKSSAVKTDSNRPLKSLSDSLKGKQGRFRQNLLGKRVDYSARSVIVVGPELKLYECGLPKDMAAELYKPFVIRKLIERGIVKTVKSAKKIIDKKEPVVWDILENVLKGHPVLLNRAPTLHRLGIQAFQPKLIEGKAIQLHPLVCTAFNADFDGDQMAVHLPLGPEAILEAQLLMLASNNILNPANGAPITVPSQDMVLGLYYMTKSRKSTEDVKVKGEGITFYSAEEVVIAHNQKVVDINANIKIRAVDFNEERKLVPQIIETTVGRVIFNESVPQEAGFINEVLTKKSLRDVIARILKLTNVPRTAEFLDSIKTLGYTFAFRGGLSFSLGDIIIPKEKQGMIDDANTQVDGIMSSYNMGLITNTERYNQVIDVWTSTNATLTELAMKRIREDQQGFNSVFMMLDSGARGSKEQIRQLTGMRGLMAKPKKSNDGGGAIIENPILSNFKEGLSILEYFISTHGARKGLADTALKTADAGYLTRRLVDVSQDVIVNSEDCDTLRGVEVSALKKNEEIVETLEARIIGRIALNDVINPLNSEVIVTAGAEITEEIAAEITASPLDSVEVRSPLTCEAKKGICSKCYGRNLATNRMVQRGEAVGVVAAQSIGEPGTQLTLRTFHVGGIAGNISEENKVISKFNGRLEIEDLKTVQGEDNEGNPAQIVISRTSEARIFDSKTGILLSTNNIPYGSQLFSKDGGKVDKGEIVCQWDPYNGVIISEFAGKIKYENIEQGLTYQVETDEQTGFQEKVISESRNKRMIPTLHIMGKKDEIIRSYNLPVGAHLMVDDSEKVKIGKILVKIPRKSSKAGDITGGLPRVTELFEARNPSNPAVVSEIDGVVSFGKIKRGNREIIVESKLGDIKKYLVKLSNQILVQENDFVRAGMPLSDGSVTPEDILAIKGPSAVQQYLVNEVQEVYRLQGVRINDKHFEVVVRQMMRKVRIGDPGDTIFLENQLVHKDDFTTENDEIFGMKVVEDAGDSDTLKAGQIISPRDLRDENSILRREDKNLVVARDVIAATATPVLQGITRASLQTKSFISAASFQETTKVLNEAAVSGKIDELEGLKENVIVGHRIPAGTGLRRYESIIVGNKQELAELEAAREEVNFN, encoded by the coding sequence ATGGCAAGAAATAATGAGAATACTACAGCAAAGAGGTTCGATAAAATCTCTATAGGTCTGGCGTCTCCCGAAGCGATTTTGGCTGAATCACGAGGAGAGGTGCTTAAACCTGAAACTATAAACTACCGTACGCACAAACCAGAACGTGATGGTCTGTTTTGTGAGCGTATTTTTGGTCCTGTTAAGGATTATGAATGTGCTTGCGGTAAATACAAAAGAATACGCTATAAGGGCATTGTTTGTGATCGATGTGGAGTAGAGGTTACTGAGAAAAAGGTACGTCGTGACCGCGTGGGACACATCAATCTTGTAGTTCCAGTTGCACATATTTGGTATTTTAGGAGCTTGCCCAATAAAATTGGGTACCTTCTAGGTCTTCCTTCTAAGAAGTTGGACATGATCATTTACTATGAGCGTTACGTTGTAATACAAGCTGGTATTGCAAAAAACGCTGATGGTGAAGACCTACAAATGATGGATTTCCTTACGGAAGAGGAGTATCTGGACATTCGTGAGAGTATACCGCAGGAGAATGCCTATTTAGACGATTCAGACCCTAACAAGTTCATCGCCAAGATGGGTGCAGAGTGTCTGATTGAGCTTTTAAAGCGTATTGATCTTGACGAACTTTCTTATGACTTGCGTCATAAAGCCAACAATGAAACTTCAAAACAACGTAAAACGGAGGCTTTAAAACGTCTACAGGTTGTAGAAGCTTTACGTGATGCAAATAAAAATCGTGAAAACAAAGCGGAGTGGATGATCATGAAAGTGGTTCCAGTTATTCCACCGGAATTACGTCCTCTTGTGCCCCTGGATGGTGGTCGTTTTGCAACATCAGATTTAAATGACCTTTACCGTCGAGTAATCATTCGTAACAACCGTTTGAAGCGCTTGATGGAAATCAAAGCTCCAGAGGTAATCTTACGTAATGAGAAGCGTATGCTTCAGGAAGCGGTAGATTCCTTATTTGATAATACCCGTAAGTCTTCAGCAGTAAAAACGGATTCTAACCGACCTTTAAAGTCACTTTCTGACTCTTTAAAAGGTAAGCAAGGTCGTTTCCGTCAAAACTTACTTGGTAAACGTGTCGATTATTCTGCACGTTCGGTAATTGTTGTGGGACCAGAATTGAAATTATATGAGTGCGGTCTGCCTAAAGACATGGCAGCGGAACTTTACAAACCATTCGTGATCAGGAAACTGATAGAACGTGGTATTGTAAAAACCGTAAAATCCGCTAAAAAAATTATAGATAAAAAAGAGCCGGTAGTTTGGGATATTTTGGAAAACGTCCTTAAAGGACACCCAGTATTGCTCAACCGGGCTCCAACGCTTCACCGTCTAGGTATTCAGGCATTTCAGCCTAAATTAATAGAAGGGAAAGCGATCCAGTTGCACCCATTGGTTTGTACTGCATTTAACGCCGATTTTGACGGTGACCAGATGGCGGTTCACCTTCCACTGGGTCCTGAAGCTATTCTTGAAGCACAATTATTGATGCTTGCCTCTAACAATATTTTAAACCCTGCTAACGGTGCACCAATCACGGTACCGTCTCAGGATATGGTATTGGGTCTGTATTATATGACCAAATCCCGTAAGAGTACTGAAGATGTTAAGGTCAAAGGGGAAGGTATTACCTTCTACAGCGCTGAAGAAGTTGTTATTGCGCACAACCAGAAAGTGGTCGATATCAATGCCAATATCAAAATCCGTGCAGTTGACTTCAATGAAGAAAGAAAATTGGTGCCACAGATTATTGAAACCACGGTTGGTCGTGTGATCTTTAATGAAAGCGTACCTCAAGAGGCCGGGTTTATCAACGAAGTATTGACTAAAAAGTCACTTCGTGATGTTATCGCACGTATCCTGAAATTGACTAATGTACCACGTACTGCAGAATTTTTGGACAGTATCAAGACACTAGGCTATACGTTTGCCTTCCGTGGTGGTTTATCGTTCTCTTTAGGGGATATTATTATTCCTAAAGAAAAACAAGGAATGATTGACGATGCCAATACGCAAGTAGATGGTATTATGTCTAGCTATAACATGGGTCTTATTACCAATACGGAGCGTTACAATCAGGTTATTGACGTGTGGACTTCTACGAATGCCACGTTGACTGAATTGGCAATGAAACGTATTCGTGAGGATCAACAAGGGTTCAACTCCGTGTTTATGATGCTTGATTCTGGTGCAAGGGGTTCTAAGGAGCAAATTCGCCAGTTGACAGGTATGCGTGGTCTTATGGCCAAGCCGAAAAAATCAAATGATGGTGGTGGGGCAATTATTGAAAACCCTATTCTTTCTAACTTTAAGGAAGGTCTTTCCATTCTTGAATACTTTATCTCTACTCACGGTGCGCGTAAAGGTCTTGCAGATACCGCCCTTAAAACGGCAGATGCTGGTTACTTGACACGTCGTCTGGTAGATGTTTCGCAGGATGTGATCGTAAATAGTGAAGACTGTGATACCCTTCGTGGTGTTGAAGTTTCAGCACTTAAGAAAAACGAAGAGATTGTAGAAACACTTGAAGCTAGAATCATTGGTCGTATCGCATTGAATGATGTGATCAACCCATTGAATAGCGAAGTGATTGTAACCGCAGGAGCAGAAATTACAGAAGAAATCGCTGCCGAGATTACCGCTAGTCCATTGGATTCCGTAGAAGTACGTTCTCCATTGACCTGTGAGGCTAAAAAAGGAATATGTTCTAAATGTTACGGTCGTAACCTTGCAACCAATAGAATGGTACAGCGTGGTGAGGCGGTAGGTGTAGTAGCGGCGCAATCCATTGGAGAGCCTGGTACACAGCTTACGCTACGTACGTTCCACGTGGGAGGTATTGCGGGTAACATTTCTGAAGAAAACAAAGTAATCTCTAAATTTAACGGTCGTCTTGAAATAGAAGATCTTAAAACTGTTCAGGGAGAAGACAATGAAGGCAATCCTGCACAAATTGTAATTTCCAGAACATCTGAGGCACGTATCTTCGATTCTAAAACAGGAATTTTATTGAGTACCAATAACATTCCTTACGGTTCTCAATTGTTCTCTAAAGATGGAGGAAAAGTTGATAAAGGGGAGATCGTTTGCCAGTGGGATCCTTATAACGGGGTGATCATTTCTGAATTTGCAGGTAAGATCAAATATGAAAATATTGAACAAGGTCTTACTTATCAGGTTGAAACAGATGAGCAAACTGGTTTCCAGGAGAAAGTAATTTCTGAATCACGTAACAAACGTATGATCCCTACCCTTCATATTATGGGTAAAAAAGATGAGATCATCCGTTCGTACAACCTTCCGGTGGGAGCCCACTTAATGGTTGATGATTCTGAAAAAGTAAAAATCGGTAAGATTCTTGTCAAAATACCTCGTAAATCATCTAAAGCAGGTGATATTACCGGTGGTCTGCCACGAGTGACTGAATTGTTTGAAGCACGTAACCCTTCTAATCCTGCTGTTGTAAGCGAAATTGACGGTGTGGTGTCCTTCGGAAAAATCAAGCGTGGTAACCGTGAGATCATTGTTGAATCAAAACTAGGGGATATCAAAAAGTACCTTGTTAAACTTTCTAACCAGATATTGGTACAGGAAAATGACTTTGTACGTGCAGGTATGCCACTTTCTGATGGTTCTGTAACTCCAGAGGATATCCTTGCCATTAAAGGACCTTCCGCAGTGCAGCAGTATCTTGTGAACGAAGTACAAGAAGTATATCGTCTACAAGGGGTACGTATTAATGACAAGCACTTTGAAGTTGTCGTACGTCAAATGATGCGTAAAGTTCGTATAGGTGATCCGGGAGATACTATTTTCCTTGAGAATCAACTTGTACATAAAGATGACTTTACTACTGAAAATGATGAAATCTTCGGAATGAAGGTTGTTGAGGACGCAGGTGATTCTGATACTCTAAAAGCAGGGCAGATAATTTCTCCTCGGGATCTAAGGGATGAGAATTCCATTTTGCGTAGGGAAGATAAGAACCTTGTTGTAGCAAGGGATGTTATTGCGGCAACGGCTACTCCTGTATTACAGGGTATAACCAGAGCTTCATTACAGACCAAGTCATTCATTTCTGCTGCTTCGTTCCAGGAAACGACAAAAGTGCTGAATGAGGCTGCTGTGAGTGGTAAGATTGATGAACTGGAAGGTCTTAAGGAAAATGTGATCGTAGGTCACAGAATTCCGGCAGGTACCGGTCTTCGTCGCTACGAGAGCATTATCGTAGGCAACAAGCAAGAACTGGCAGAACTAGAGGCTGCCCGTGAAGAAGTTAATTTTAATTAA
- a CDS encoding DUF3467 domain-containing protein: protein MAEEDKNKQGQINIELDEEMAQGTYSNLAIINHSVSEFVVDFINIMPGTPKSKVKSRIILTPQHAKRLAKALQENVKRFEKAHGEIKDYDKQPIPLNFGPTGQA, encoded by the coding sequence ATGGCAGAAGAAGATAAAAACAAACAAGGACAGATTAATATAGAACTTGATGAAGAAATGGCGCAGGGCACGTATTCAAACCTTGCGATAATCAATCATTCAGTATCAGAATTTGTGGTAGATTTTATCAATATCATGCCCGGAACACCTAAAAGTAAGGTCAAGTCGCGAATTATCCTTACTCCGCAGCATGCAAAACGATTGGCGAAAGCCCTTCAGGAGAACGTAAAGCGCTTCGAGAAAGCACATGGGGAGATCAAGGATTATGACAAGCAGCCCATACCTTTAAATTTTGGCCCTACCGGGCAAGCCTAA
- a CDS encoding peptide chain release factor 3 — translation MSLAKEIKRRRTFGIVSHPDAGKTTLTEKLLLFGGAIQEAGAVKSNKIKKGATSDFMEIERQRGISVATSVLAFEYEGIKINILDTPGHKDFAEDTFRTLTAVDSVIVVIDVAKGVEEQTEKLVEVCRMRKIPMLVFINKMDREGKDAFELLDEIEQKLNLTVTPLSFPIGMGYDFKGIYNIWEKNINLFSGDSRKNIEETVEIDDLNDDFLEKVIGGKFAEELRENVELVTGVYPDFDQEAYLNAEQQPVFFGSALNNFGVRELLDAFVEIAPPPRPKQSEERLIKPNEKEFTGFVFKIHANMDPRHRDRLAFVKIVSGVFERNTPYLHVRHDKKLKFSSPNAFFAERKEIVDVSYPGDIVGLHDTGNFKIGDTLTEGESIHYKGIPAFSPEHFRYINNADPMKSKQLEKGIDQLMDEGVAQLFTLELNGRKVIGTVGALQYEVIQYRLEHEYGAKCTYEPLNVHKACWIEPKDPKSDEYKEFIRVKQRFLAKDKRGHMVFFADSPFTLQMTQQKYPNVKLHFVSEYK, via the coding sequence ATGAGCCTTGCCAAGGAAATAAAACGCAGAAGAACTTTTGGGATCGTCTCCCACCCGGATGCCGGGAAAACCACACTTACCGAAAAACTCTTGCTTTTTGGTGGAGCAATTCAGGAAGCGGGTGCCGTAAAATCCAATAAGATCAAAAAAGGGGCAACCAGTGACTTTATGGAAATTGAGCGCCAGCGTGGTATTTCCGTAGCCACTTCTGTGCTTGCCTTTGAATATGAGGGAATAAAGATCAATATTCTCGATACCCCCGGGCACAAAGATTTTGCCGAAGATACCTTTAGGACTTTAACTGCGGTTGACAGCGTGATCGTTGTGATTGATGTTGCAAAAGGGGTTGAAGAACAAACCGAAAAACTCGTGGAGGTCTGCCGTATGCGCAAGATCCCCATGCTTGTATTTATCAACAAGATGGATCGCGAAGGTAAAGATGCTTTTGAACTGCTTGATGAAATTGAGCAAAAACTCAATCTTACGGTAACGCCATTGAGTTTTCCCATAGGAATGGGCTACGATTTTAAAGGAATCTACAATATCTGGGAGAAAAATATAAATCTCTTTAGTGGCGACAGCCGTAAGAATATTGAAGAAACCGTTGAGATAGATGACCTTAATGATGATTTTCTGGAAAAGGTCATTGGCGGGAAATTTGCTGAAGAACTTCGTGAAAATGTAGAACTCGTTACCGGTGTTTATCCAGATTTTGATCAGGAGGCGTATCTTAATGCAGAGCAGCAACCTGTATTTTTTGGTTCCGCTTTAAACAATTTTGGTGTTCGTGAATTGTTGGACGCCTTTGTTGAGATCGCTCCTCCCCCACGTCCTAAACAGAGCGAGGAACGCCTGATCAAACCCAATGAAAAAGAATTTACCGGTTTTGTTTTTAAAATACATGCCAATATGGATCCGCGACACCGTGACCGACTGGCATTTGTAAAAATAGTATCGGGGGTTTTTGAACGGAATACGCCGTACTTACACGTGCGCCACGATAAAAAACTAAAATTCTCTAGCCCGAACGCCTTTTTCGCGGAGCGGAAAGAAATCGTAGATGTTTCATACCCTGGGGATATCGTGGGCCTTCACGATACTGGAAATTTCAAAATAGGGGATACGCTTACCGAAGGGGAAAGTATTCACTACAAAGGAATCCCCGCCTTTTCCCCAGAGCATTTTAGGTATATCAACAATGCCGATCCCATGAAATCAAAACAACTGGAGAAAGGGATTGACCAACTTATGGATGAAGGTGTCGCCCAGCTTTTTACCCTGGAGCTCAATGGAAGGAAAGTAATAGGTACGGTAGGTGCGCTTCAATACGAAGTCATACAATACCGCCTGGAACATGAATATGGAGCTAAATGTACTTACGAGCCGCTAAATGTCCATAAAGCATGCTGGATTGAGCCGAAAGACCCTAAAAGTGACGAATATAAGGAGTTTATTAGGGTAAAACAGCGGTTTTTAGCCAAGGACAAACGGGGTCATATGGTATTCTTTGCTGACTCCCCATTTACCTTACAAATGACGCAGCAAAAATATCCCAATGTAAAATTACATTTCGTCTCAGAATATAAATAG
- the idi gene encoding isopentenyl-diphosphate Delta-isomerase codes for MTEEMVILVDENDKQVGLMAKMEAHEKALLHRAFSVFVFNDKKELMLQRRALTKYHTPGLWTNTCCSHQRPGETNISAGSRRLQEEMGFTTALTESISFIYKAPFENGLTEHEYDYILLGEYNEQPEPNPEEVAEWKWLSLDTVKEDIAQNPEIYTAWFKIIFDKFYNHIEV; via the coding sequence ATGACAGAAGAAATGGTGATCCTTGTTGATGAAAATGATAAGCAGGTAGGGCTCATGGCAAAAATGGAAGCGCATGAGAAAGCACTTTTGCACCGGGCATTTTCGGTCTTTGTATTCAATGATAAAAAAGAACTTATGTTACAGCGCAGGGCGCTGACTAAATATCACACCCCGGGCTTATGGACGAATACCTGCTGTAGTCACCAGCGGCCGGGAGAAACCAATATCTCTGCCGGCAGTCGCCGTTTGCAGGAGGAAATGGGATTTACCACAGCACTTACCGAATCAATTTCTTTTATTTACAAGGCCCCTTTTGAAAATGGCCTTACCGAACATGAATATGATTACATACTTCTGGGCGAATACAACGAGCAGCCAGAACCCAATCCTGAAGAAGTGGCCGAGTGGAAATGGCTTTCTTTGGATACTGTCAAAGAGGATATAGCACAAAACCCCGAAATTTATACCGCCTGGTTCAAGATCATATTTGATAAATTCTATAACCATATCGAAGTATGA
- a CDS encoding 6-pyruvoyl trahydropterin synthase family protein — MKATVKRKAHFNAAHRLFKKEWDTEKNMQVFGKCSYPNYHGHNYELIVGVTGEIDEETGFVIDLKILKDLIEEEIEEAFDHKNLNLDVPEFKNLNPTAENISVVIYNKLKRKLDSSFDLEIILYETPRNYVIYTEK, encoded by the coding sequence ATGAAAGCTACAGTAAAACGAAAGGCGCACTTTAATGCAGCGCATCGTCTCTTTAAAAAAGAGTGGGATACAGAAAAAAATATGCAGGTTTTTGGAAAATGCAGCTACCCCAATTACCACGGGCATAATTATGAGCTTATCGTAGGTGTGACCGGTGAAATTGATGAAGAAACTGGCTTTGTGATCGATTTAAAAATCCTTAAGGATCTTATTGAGGAGGAAATAGAAGAGGCCTTTGATCATAAAAATTTAAACCTGGATGTGCCAGAATTTAAAAATCTGAACCCCACGGCAGAAAATATTTCGGTGGTAATCTATAATAAACTGAAGCGCAAGCTGGATTCATCATTTGATCTGGAAATCATATTATATGAAACCCCCAGGAATTACGTTATATATACTGAAAAATAA
- a CDS encoding peroxiredoxin codes for MALKKGDPIPEFELKTKDDEWFYSKDFAGNKPLVIYFYPKNFTPGCTKEACSFRDSYEDFKEHGAEVIGISSDSVASHSRFAKKHELPFIFLADEKGKVRRQFGVKSELFGLLPGRETFVFDHKGTLILKYNSLKATTHIKRALTAIKQLPHEN; via the coding sequence ATGGCACTGAAAAAAGGGGATCCCATACCGGAATTTGAGTTGAAGACTAAGGATGACGAGTGGTTTTACAGTAAAGATTTTGCTGGTAATAAACCGCTGGTTATCTATTTCTACCCTAAAAATTTTACGCCGGGCTGCACAAAAGAAGCTTGTAGCTTTAGGGATAGTTATGAAGATTTTAAGGAACACGGTGCAGAGGTTATTGGGATCAGCAGTGATAGCGTTGCCTCACATTCCCGCTTTGCAAAAAAACATGAGCTACCTTTTATTTTTCTTGCTGATGAAAAAGGAAAGGTGCGCAGGCAGTTTGGAGTAAAATCAGAACTTTTTGGACTACTTCCCGGAAGGGAAACCTTTGTTTTTGACCACAAGGGTACGTTAATATTAAAATACAACAGTTTAAAAGCCACTACGCATATCAAAAGGGCTTTAACTGCCATCAAACAACTACCACATGAAAACTAA
- a CDS encoding type I phosphomannose isomerase catalytic subunit: MKTKLYPLTFEPILKEKIWGGQKLNNRFNKGKDAHAKVGESWEIADLEEGQSIVKEGALKGKELTEIIAENPEALLGKKVAERFGKKFPLLIKFIDAAKDLSIQVHPSDATSPTGVGKTEMWYIMQADEGAKITVGFKPDMSREVFEKHIENNTVEDAMDMHEVNHGDSFFINAGRIHAIGGGVLLAEIQQTSDVTYRVYDYNRKDDNGELRELHIEESKDVLDYKDTKDFNLEYPRASNEVQTLKHHKYFKTDWLHLKDKSHTLDRGDSFTIIMVVSGTLNYKVDQHQRSLSAGQTLLIPAACDKIELEAKDCELLEVYL, from the coding sequence ATGAAAACTAAATTGTATCCACTTACTTTTGAACCCATTTTAAAAGAAAAAATTTGGGGTGGCCAGAAACTGAACAACCGCTTTAACAAAGGCAAAGATGCTCATGCTAAAGTAGGGGAAAGCTGGGAAATTGCAGACCTTGAAGAAGGCCAGAGTATCGTAAAAGAAGGTGCTCTTAAGGGAAAGGAACTTACAGAGATTATAGCTGAAAACCCAGAAGCTTTGTTAGGCAAAAAAGTCGCGGAGCGCTTTGGGAAGAAATTTCCGCTTCTTATAAAATTTATCGACGCGGCAAAAGATCTATCCATACAGGTACATCCCTCTGATGCGACATCACCCACCGGTGTAGGCAAAACTGAAATGTGGTATATCATGCAGGCTGATGAAGGCGCTAAAATCACCGTGGGCTTTAAACCAGATATGAGTCGGGAGGTTTTTGAAAAACATATTGAGAACAATACTGTTGAAGATGCGATGGATATGCATGAGGTAAATCATGGGGATTCCTTCTTTATCAATGCCGGTCGTATTCACGCCATAGGTGGCGGAGTCCTTCTCGCGGAAATTCAGCAAACTTCTGACGTTACCTACAGGGTTTACGATTATAACCGCAAAGATGACAACGGGGAGTTGCGGGAATTGCATATTGAAGAATCAAAAGATGTACTGGACTATAAGGATACAAAAGATTTTAATCTGGAATATCCACGCGCGTCTAACGAAGTACAGACCCTCAAGCACCATAAGTATTTTAAAACCGATTGGCTGCATCTCAAGGACAAGTCGCATACCTTAGACCGCGGCGATAGCTTTACGATCATCATGGTGGTTTCTGGGACACTTAATTATAAAGTTGATCAGCATCAAAGAAGCCTCAGTGCCGGTCAAACGTTACTCATCCCTGCAGCTTGTGATAAAATAGAACTGGAAGCTAAAGACTGTGAGCTTCTGGAAGTATATTTGTAA
- a CDS encoding DUF4369 domain-containing protein, which translates to MFKKLIFIAVALATISCNNSNDFFITGNVSGLKKGKLYLQQVDDTTLITLDSVEINGDPEFAFEARIKEPQVLYINLDKKDGSDYDDRILFFAEPGEMTLTTSLKNFERQAAITGSENQLKLDEYQKMIIKFNGQNLDLIKKILRHSSRKTKIR; encoded by the coding sequence ATGTTCAAAAAATTGATTTTTATTGCCGTGGCCCTCGCGACCATAAGTTGTAACAACTCCAATGATTTTTTTATAACGGGCAACGTCAGCGGACTTAAAAAAGGAAAATTATACTTACAGCAGGTTGATGATACTACGCTGATCACACTGGATAGTGTAGAGATCAATGGGGATCCAGAATTTGCCTTTGAAGCAAGAATTAAAGAACCGCAGGTATTATACATCAATCTTGATAAAAAGGATGGTTCAGATTATGATGATCGTATTTTATTTTTTGCCGAACCCGGGGAAATGACCCTAACTACCTCCTTGAAAAATTTTGAACGACAGGCCGCGATCACTGGATCTGAAAACCAGCTAAAGCTTGATGAATATCAAAAAATGATCATCAAGTTCAATGGGCAGAACCTTGATCTCATCAAAAAAATTTTGAGGCACAGCAGCAGGAAAACGAAGATTCGCTGA
- a CDS encoding DUF819 domain-containing protein produces the protein MQSEPLIVNDAIVFGLIMFALAGIFYTSSKKNGFWHKFYKVVPALLLCYLFPAIMSTAGLIDPDVSQLYFVASRYLLPASLVLMTLSIDLKAIYNLGPKALIIFLTGTVGIIIGGPIAILLISMVSPETVGGAGPDAVWRGLATLAGSWIGGGANQAAMLEIFQFNPEKYGGMVFVDIVVANLWMAIILMGIGKTEQIDRWLKADATAITELKNRVSAYAEKVNRIPTLSDLMIMLGLAFGAVGFAHWGSEKISDFLIHNFAAFSDPKSALSSFTSTFFWMITLATAVGIGLSFTSAKQYEGAGASKIGSIFIYILVATIGMKMNLTMIFDNPGLLAIGLVWMSIHAGLLILVAKLIKAPYFFLAVGSQANVGGAASAPVVAAAFHPSLATVGVLLAVMGYVVGTWGAYACTLLMQIASSNA, from the coding sequence ATGCAAAGTGAGCCTTTAATTGTAAATGATGCCATTGTCTTTGGGCTGATCATGTTTGCATTAGCTGGTATATTTTATACTTCAAGCAAGAAAAATGGCTTTTGGCATAAATTTTATAAAGTAGTCCCCGCGCTGCTCTTGTGTTATCTTTTTCCCGCAATCATGAGTACCGCCGGCCTTATAGACCCTGATGTTTCCCAATTGTATTTTGTGGCCAGCCGCTATCTTTTACCGGCATCCCTTGTACTTATGACCTTATCTATAGACTTAAAAGCAATCTACAATCTAGGACCAAAGGCACTAATTATTTTTCTAACGGGAACAGTGGGAATTATAATCGGCGGACCTATAGCCATTCTATTGATTTCCATGGTATCCCCAGAAACAGTGGGTGGTGCCGGGCCAGATGCCGTATGGCGCGGTCTCGCAACGCTTGCCGGAAGCTGGATAGGTGGCGGTGCAAACCAGGCGGCAATGCTTGAGATCTTTCAGTTCAATCCTGAGAAATATGGCGGGATGGTCTTTGTGGACATTGTGGTTGCTAATTTATGGATGGCCATTATCCTGATGGGAATTGGGAAGACAGAACAAATAGATCGCTGGCTCAAGGCAGACGCCACGGCAATAACCGAACTTAAAAACAGGGTTTCCGCTTATGCGGAAAAGGTCAACAGAATCCCTACTTTAAGTGACTTAATGATCATGCTGGGCCTGGCTTTTGGCGCGGTAGGTTTTGCTCATTGGGGCTCAGAAAAAATATCGGATTTTTTAATACATAATTTTGCGGCCTTTAGTGACCCTAAGTCGGCCCTTTCTTCCTTTACCAGCACTTTTTTCTGGATGATAACCCTGGCAACCGCAGTGGGCATTGGACTTTCTTTTACTTCGGCGAAGCAATATGAAGGCGCCGGGGCGAGCAAAATAGGTAGTATATTCATCTATATCCTTGTGGCGACGATAGGAATGAAGATGAACCTGACCATGATTTTTGACAACCCCGGGCTGTTGGCCATAGGTCTGGTCTGGATGTCTATTCATGCAGGATTGCTGATTCTCGTTGCTAAACTGATCAAGGCCCCTTACTTTTTCCTTGCGGTGGGCAGTCAGGCCAATGTGGGAGGAGCAGCATCTGCGCCCGTGGTAGCGGCTGCTTTTCACCCTTCGCTCGCCACGGTGGGCGTGTTGCTTGCCGTTATGGGTTATGTTGTAGGCACCTGGGGCGCGTATGCCTGTACGTTACTTATGCAGATTGCCTCTTCTAATGCTTAA
- a CDS encoding DUF4177 domain-containing protein produces MKEYKVKTYKSSLTNNDQKLQDFLNKFAIEGWQVITILDNYQIILEREKNR; encoded by the coding sequence ATGAAAGAATACAAGGTTAAAACATATAAGAGCAGTTTAACGAACAATGATCAGAAACTACAGGATTTTCTCAATAAATTTGCGATAGAAGGTTGGCAGGTAATAACAATATTGGATAATTATCAGATTATCCTTGAACGTGAGAAAAACAGATAA